One Eubacteriales bacterium mix99 genomic window carries:
- a CDS encoding PHP domain-containing protein, whose amino-acid sequence MFSIDHDYHIHTHLSTCSGDPEQTVENITRFARQNGMHTICITDHLWDDSAPGASAWYRPQNIAHIQQSLPLPKGENPRVLFGCETEYLGGTKLGLSPEHFDLFDFIIVPLNHFHMVDFVRPSSYDTPEKIADLLLTRMEEVAKLPLPWHKIGIAHPTCSLVFREGNEADVYRAMDPERLASAMKTFADKGAGIELNSSSFSGNWRQHENEHLKIYRAARDTGCKFYCGSDSHKPKALSRTFRNLPVVIELLGLKDEHVFHIA is encoded by the coding sequence ATGTTTTCAATAGATCATGATTATCATATCCATACCCACCTGTCCACATGCAGTGGCGATCCAGAGCAAACAGTGGAAAACATAACTAGATTTGCCCGGCAAAATGGTATGCATACCATCTGCATTACAGATCACCTGTGGGACGACTCTGCGCCCGGTGCATCCGCCTGGTACAGGCCGCAGAATATAGCTCATATCCAGCAGTCCCTGCCATTGCCGAAGGGCGAAAACCCACGGGTCCTGTTTGGGTGTGAGACAGAATACCTCGGCGGCACAAAACTGGGATTGTCTCCCGAACACTTTGATCTGTTTGATTTTATTATTGTTCCGTTGAATCATTTTCATATGGTAGACTTTGTGCGTCCTTCCAGTTATGATACGCCGGAAAAAATAGCGGATCTTTTGCTTACCCGGATGGAAGAAGTGGCGAAGCTGCCTCTTCCATGGCATAAAATAGGAATTGCTCATCCGACCTGCTCCCTGGTCTTCAGGGAGGGAAATGAAGCGGATGTTTATCGTGCAATGGATCCGGAAAGACTTGCCAGTGCCATGAAAACATTTGCCGACAAAGGTGCCGGTATCGAATTAAACAGCTCTTCCTTCAGTGGAAACTGGCGACAACACGAAAACGAACATCTGAAGATTTATCGGGCTGCCCGGGACACCGGATGCAAGTTTTATTGCGGATCCGACAGTCATAAGCCCAAAGCTCTCAGCCGCACCTTCCGGAATCTGCCCGTAGTGATTGAACTGTTGGGACTGAAGGATGAACATGTCTTTCATATTGCCTGA